The window TTAAGAGTTATTTACGAGAAAAACTGGATAAGCTTTTAGCTTTACTCCGGACGCCTCTTTTGGGTCCGGTTCCGGCTTACGTCTTCTCAGTTTTACTTTTGATAGGCGCGGCGATAGGCTTTTCCTCCATGCTCAGATCCGGAACTTACAGTTCAGGCAGCCTGGTCAATAACCTGATCATCTACGAGGGCCAGCTTCTCTCAGCTAAAGACGATGGACTCTTGACAATCTACACTGTTAGCCTGAAGTGAGGTAAAGCATAACCAATAGCTAAAGTTTTTTATGAAGTTCTCTCTAAATTCTAGTTATATCATAACAGCGGGCATTATCTTACCCATTTTTCTCCTCAGCGGATGCAGCCGGAGTAGCCATCTGGAAAGGATGCAGTCCGAGATCTATGAGGTTATGGATAAAGTTGGCCCTTCGGTGGTCTCGATCTCAGCAGTCAACCGGACTGACGGAAGCATGAAGATCGGCTCCGGGGTGGTACTGGACAAGGATTTTATCCTCACCACTGAAAACCTTCTGCAGAATTCAGATGAGCTCAAAATCAAACTTCAGGATGGAACTATCATAAGGGATTCAGAGATTGCGGACATCTACTGCGATTTTGAAACCAACGTCAGCTTGATTAAACTGAAAAAAGGGAACCTGAAACCAGTGCGCCTTTCCAAAAAGGAACAGATCCGAAACGGCACCCTGGGTCTGATAATAGGAAACACCAATTACTCCAAAGGGCTCCAGGTGGCTTTGGGAACGGTCGGGTCCTCCTGGATCGGGGGGATAGACCCTTATGACCAGGAGCTATTGGTAGTGTCTGCGAATTTTTGCTCCTATCAGGCAGGCACACCGATTTTCAATTATCAGGGTGAGCTTTTAGGTCTGGCAGAGGGGAAACTGGAAGGTAAGGATAATGTAATCTTAGTCTTACCTGCATCCACCTGCGAGGTGGTAGGAAGAATCCTTAAGCAGGATGGAGAGGTCAAAAGAGGCTGGATAGGGATCTACTCTAACACAGGCTGCGGCAAGCTTAAACAGAATCGCTCAGAGGGAGAAGGGGTGAAGGTGTCAGAGGTATATAAAGATGGTCCTGCTTTCAAACAGGGGGTCAAGGTGGGAGATCTGATTATAGGCTGTGATGGGAAAAAGATAAAAAGTGAAGCGGGGTTCAGAAAGATTATCTCCAAAGCCCCCATAGGTTCAGAGATCAGACTTCTCCTGTTACGGGACGGGCAGAAGATGGAGAAAATGGTTAAAGTAGAAACCTCCAAGAGTATGCCTGTTTTCAGAAGATGCCCCAACCGTTGTATCTAGAATCGTTAGCTTTCAGAATGCACATAGTTCCCGACATATTAAAAGCGATCGGCAACACTCCCCTGGTCAGACTAAAAAGGATAGTGGGAGAGAACTCTGCCACGGTTTTAGCCAAGGCGGAGTTTATGAATCCCGGGGGGAGCATCAAGGACCGGATGGCTCTGTATATGATAGAAGATGCTGAAAAAAAAGGATTGCTTAAGCCCGGTGGAACCATCGTAGAAAACACCTCGGGCAATACCGGTATCGGGGTAGCAGTTGTGGCAGCCATAAAAGGTTATAAGGCGATCTTTACAATCCCGGATAAGATGAGCCAGGAAAAAATCAACCTCTTAAGAGGTTTTGGTGCGGAGGTAGTAGTAACCCCTACTGACGTTCCTGCAGATTCCCCTTTGAGTTATTATGAGACCGCCAAAAGGATTGCACGTGAGACCCCTAATTCCTTTTATCTTAACCAGTATCATAATCCCAAAAACACCGAAGCCCATTATCACACCACCGGGCATGAGATCTGGGAGCAGACGCAAGGGAAGATCGACTACTTTGTAGCAGGAATCGGAACTGGTGGGACATTGTCCGGAGCAGGGAAATTCTTAAAAGAGAAGAAACCTGAGTTGAAGGTCATAGCAGTTGATCCGATCGGCTCCGTTTATTACGATTATTTCAAGCATAAGAAGATGATCGAGCCAAAAGTGTACAAAGTGGAGGGGATCGGCGAGGATATGCTTGCCCAGAACGTTGATTTCTCCATCATCGACGATATCTTTCAGGTCAACGATAAAGAATCTTTTTTAATGGCACGCAGGCTGACCAAAGAGGAGGGGCTTTTCGTTGGTGGCTCCAGCGGCTCAGCCGTAAAGATATCAGCAGATTTGGCTAAAAAGGTGGGAAAAGACAAGATAATCGTAACCATCCTGCCTGATTCAGGCACCCGTTATCTGAGCAAGATCTATTCGGATCAATGGATGAAGGATAACGGATTTTTAGATTAGATAACAAGCTAAAATATAAATAGATTTCAAAAAGGGAGAAGGAGCAATTTGTCTAATATGAAATTTGAGACCAAAGCTATCCATATCGGACAGGAGCCGGATAAAGCCACAGGCGCTATCATAGTTCCGATTTACCAGACCTCGACCTATGTGCAGGAGTCTCCTGGAAAACATAAAGGTTACGAATATTCCCGCACTGCTAATCCGACCAGACTTGCTTTAGAGAAATGCCTGGCATCTTTAGAGGAGGCAAGATTCGGTTTAGCTTTCTCTTCTGGAATGGCAGCCATCTCGGTAGTCTTAAACCTTTTAAAGGCCGGAGATCATGTGATTTCCTGCGACGATCTGTACGGTGGCACCTACAGGATATTTGAAAAGGTCTACAAAGACTACGGGCTTGAATTTTCCTACGTTGATTTGACCTTTCCGGAAAACCTCTCCAGAGCCTTAAGAAAAAACACTAAAATGGTCTGGGTCGAGACTCCGACTAATCCGCTTTTGAAGATCATAGATTTGAAAAAAGTTTCAGAGTTTGCCAAGAAACATAATCTTATCTCAGCAGTTGATAATACTTTTGCTACTCCTTACTTTCAGAAACCTCTCAACCTGGGCATAGACATAGTAGTGCACAGCAGTACCAAATATTTAGGAGGGCACAGCGACTTGGTCGGCGGCTCGATTTTAACTTCGAACCAGGCATATTATGACAGGATGAAATTCTGCCAGAATGCAGTGGGTGGTGTTCCGGGACCGTTTGACTGTTTCCTGGTTTTAAGAGGTCTTAAGACTTTATCCTTGAGAATGAGGGAGCACGAGGCTAATGCCATCCAGGTTGCGAATTTTTTGTCAGCCCACAAGAAAGTAAAGAGGGTTATCTTTCCCGGACTAAAATCTCATCCCGATTATAAATTAGTCCAAAAGCAGATGAGCGGTTTTGGCGGGATAGTTTCTTTTGAGCTGAAAAGCAATTTAGCCGGGGCTAAAAGGTTCTTGAAAAAGTTAAAATTGTTCTCCTTAGCTGAAAGCCTGGGTGGGGTGGAATCTTTAGCTGACCATCCGGGAATAATGACCCATTCCTCTATTCCTCCAGCCCTGAGGAGGAAATTAGGGATCAGCGATACTTTGATTCGCTTGAGCGTGGGAATTGAGAATAAAGAAGATTTGATCCAGGATTTGAGAAGAGCTTTGAGTTTTGTATAGTACATGTTGCTGGAGTGTAAAACTTTAGTTTTACTTGATTAAAAAGCAAAGATACCTAGTTGATAAACCTAAAGGTTTATACTCCAAAAAAAATACCCAGAGGAGGAATCATGGCAATAGATCCGGTCTGCGGAATGAAGGTTGATGAGAAAAAGACCTTGCACAAAAGCCAATATAAAGGGGTTACCTATTATTTTTGCTCAAACACTTGTAAGATCAACTTCGAAAAAGAGCCTGAGAAGTATCTAAAACAAAAAAAGTAATCTTTCACACGTTTTTTTCAAAAAAAAGCCAAAACTTTCGTAAGTTATTTTTGTATAATCTTTTTAAAAACCGGGTGGAACTATGTCTGAAACGAAGCTCAACAAAGGTCTTTACGTAGTTGTTTTTCTCTTAGCCCTGATGGGTGCCCTTATCGGCACGGCTCTGGGCTTATTCTGGACAAGAGGAGCAAAGCCAGTATCGGTTCTTCCTCAAACAGAAAAAGCGAATGGCCAGTTGTCAGTGGCCAGTGGTCAGCAACTGGTAACTGACCACTCACCACTGTCCACTTCTGTCACAGATGATATAACTGAGACCAGAAGAAATGCCATTGTACGGGCAGCGGAGAAGATCGGTCCGGCAGTGGTATCCATCAGCGTGGTTCAGGTTAGAACGGTTCGCGAGTCCCCATTTGGCTCTCCGTTTGGAGATCAGTTCTTCGATGAGTTCTGGGGAAGGTACTTCCAACCACGAGAATACAAGCAAAAGGTATATTCTTTAGGCTCAGGCGTAATAATCAGCGAAGATGGGTATATCCTGACCAATGAACATGTGGTCAGGGGTGCAGATGAGCTTAAAGTCACCCTGACTGACGGGAAAGAGTATAAAGGAAAAATAGCGGGGCAGGACCATACCTCAGACCTGGCCGTGGTTAAAATAGAAGGACGCAGGTTTCCTTATGCTCCTTTAGGTGATTCGGACAGTCTGATAATAGGTGAGTGGGCAATAGCCTTAGGAAATCCCTTTGGATACCTTTTAGATGACCCGCATCCAACAGTTACCGTAGGCGTGATCTCCGCACTGAAGCGGGACATAAAAATGGATCCGCAAGAGGGCAGGTCCTATAGAAAAATGATCCAGACCGATGCGGCTATAAATCCGGGGAACAGCGGAGGACCCTTAGTAAGTGCGAATGGCCAGGTCATCGGGATCAACACCTTTATCTTTTCCACCAGCAGAGGCTCAGAGGGGATAGGTTTTGCCATACCCATAGACCGGGCAAAGGGGATTATCTCTGATCTGATCAGCAAAGGTAAAGTGATCAAGGGGTATGTTGGCGTAAAGGTTCAGGATTTGACGCAGCTTTTGGCAACATCTCTCAATATAGATGAAAAGGAAGGGGTTGTGGTCACTGACGTGGATAAGGGAAGTCCGGCAGAAAAAGCCCAGGTTAAAAGGGGCGATCTGATAACTGAAATCAACGGAGAAAAAGTAAGAAACAAGGCTGATTTTCAGGGGATAACCTCCTATTTAAAACCTCAGGATAAGCTTGAAATCTCCCTGGTCCGGGATAAAAAAGTCATTCATACAGAGCTTTCCGCACAGAAAGAACCCACTGTAAAGATTGCAGAAGACAAGGAGGATTTCTTAGGGATCACAGTTTCTGAGATCACCGCCTCCATGGCTGAGGAGCTTAATCTGACCAGCAATGCCGGAGTGGTCATCACCGCAGTGGATGAGGGAGGCAAAGGTGAAGGGTTGGGTCTTAGAGAGGGAGACGTAATCCGGGAGATCAATAATCAGAAAGTAAAAAATATGGACGACTATAAGAAGCTGATCGCTAATGTCAGGAATCAAAGAAGGCTGGTGATGGTGATAGAAAGAGAAGGCGGGATGTACGTGGTCTCGGTGACATTATAATTAAAAAAAGAGGACTGTGCTCCCTCTCCCCTCTACGAGAAGCGATGTTTTTATCGGCTTGTGGGAGAGGGTTAGGGTGAGGGGAAGTTCGTAGCGTCCGGGTTTATTCCGGACGTTTTTTTTGTCGTAGTGCGACCCTTTTAGGGTCGCTTCAGGTAGGGGCAGGTTTGCTCTTCGACTTTGCTCCCTTCGGTCTGAGCCTCAGGGTCGAAGACAGAGCAGTGAGCTTGTCGAACTGAAACCTGCCCCTACAATTTTTGTTGTAGAAAGACTCTTTATTTTTT is drawn from Candidatus Zixiibacteriota bacterium and contains these coding sequences:
- a CDS encoding S1C family serine protease translates to MKFSLNSSYIITAGIILPIFLLSGCSRSSHLERMQSEIYEVMDKVGPSVVSISAVNRTDGSMKIGSGVVLDKDFILTTENLLQNSDELKIKLQDGTIIRDSEIADIYCDFETNVSLIKLKKGNLKPVRLSKKEQIRNGTLGLIIGNTNYSKGLQVALGTVGSSWIGGIDPYDQELLVVSANFCSYQAGTPIFNYQGELLGLAEGKLEGKDNVILVLPASTCEVVGRILKQDGEVKRGWIGIYSNTGCGKLKQNRSEGEGVKVSEVYKDGPAFKQGVKVGDLIIGCDGKKIKSEAGFRKIISKAPIGSEIRLLLLRDGQKMEKMVKVETSKSMPVFRRCPNRCI
- a CDS encoding PLP-dependent aspartate aminotransferase family protein, encoding MKFETKAIHIGQEPDKATGAIIVPIYQTSTYVQESPGKHKGYEYSRTANPTRLALEKCLASLEEARFGLAFSSGMAAISVVLNLLKAGDHVISCDDLYGGTYRIFEKVYKDYGLEFSYVDLTFPENLSRALRKNTKMVWVETPTNPLLKIIDLKKVSEFAKKHNLISAVDNTFATPYFQKPLNLGIDIVVHSSTKYLGGHSDLVGGSILTSNQAYYDRMKFCQNAVGGVPGPFDCFLVLRGLKTLSLRMREHEANAIQVANFLSAHKKVKRVIFPGLKSHPDYKLVQKQMSGFGGIVSFELKSNLAGAKRFLKKLKLFSLAESLGGVESLADHPGIMTHSSIPPALRRKLGISDTLIRLSVGIENKEDLIQDLRRALSFV
- a CDS encoding YHS domain-containing protein: MAIDPVCGMKVDEKKTLHKSQYKGVTYYFCSNTCKINFEKEPEKYLKQKK
- a CDS encoding Do family serine endopeptidase; translation: MSETKLNKGLYVVVFLLALMGALIGTALGLFWTRGAKPVSVLPQTEKANGQLSVASGQQLVTDHSPLSTSVTDDITETRRNAIVRAAEKIGPAVVSISVVQVRTVRESPFGSPFGDQFFDEFWGRYFQPREYKQKVYSLGSGVIISEDGYILTNEHVVRGADELKVTLTDGKEYKGKIAGQDHTSDLAVVKIEGRRFPYAPLGDSDSLIIGEWAIALGNPFGYLLDDPHPTVTVGVISALKRDIKMDPQEGRSYRKMIQTDAAINPGNSGGPLVSANGQVIGINTFIFSTSRGSEGIGFAIPIDRAKGIISDLISKGKVIKGYVGVKVQDLTQLLATSLNIDEKEGVVVTDVDKGSPAEKAQVKRGDLITEINGEKVRNKADFQGITSYLKPQDKLEISLVRDKKVIHTELSAQKEPTVKIAEDKEDFLGITVSEITASMAEELNLTSNAGVVITAVDEGGKGEGLGLREGDVIREINNQKVKNMDDYKKLIANVRNQRRLVMVIEREGGMYVVSVTL